The following coding sequences lie in one Nerophis lumbriciformis linkage group LG02, RoL_Nlum_v2.1, whole genome shotgun sequence genomic window:
- the LOC140679561 gene encoding E3 SUMO-protein ligase ZBED1-like has protein sequence MAYHSSTTAMNEHLKRKHPTAFFPSPSTSQSSAKRQSSVQDFFPKRHGTECTPQVAADLTDGVLEMMVIDMRPLNMVEGEGFQKMIKRFHSGYTLPSRTHFTKLMEQKYTKKMNEVKAILKNVKGKLTLTTDAWTSMATEAYLGVTIHFVNDEWELTSINLTTMPLNEKHTAENIASWIEDVVNKFEINIKLVQVIVHDNAANVVAALRVLEERHGVSSLRCVGHTLQLVVNHALKDNHISRALGAARSLVEHFRKSELSSTKLKVKQKQMGSPDHSLIQDVSVRWNSSFYMISRLLEQRWPITATLSDPEVTQRGKHFLDLKADQWSLLEELEQVLKPFECATVYLSGESYVTVSAVPLLVKGLRKATQTAFENASIKCFQVTAAREITSRWEAETTFKDDGPNVCILAAALDPRFRKLKFLTADECLKVQYKLHAIVLEEKRREKETHAQQGTAMQVERPDADRRPVSLLDALLGSDSDELSNNEEDNNDSNDAEMVRNELVSYFGEFPISKDENPLKWWKEHQARFPNLAMLARSYLSVPATSTPSERLFSAAGNIVNKKRTSLTPEHVDMLTFLHYNC, from the exons atggcgtatcacagcagcacaacggctatgaacgagcatctaaaaagaaaacatccgacagcgttcttcccatcaccatcaacgagtcaatcatccgc caaacgacaaagcagtgtccaggatttttttccaaagaggcatgggactgaatgcacaccccaagtggccgctgacctgactgatggtgtcctggaaatgatggtcatagacatgaggccattaaatatggtagaaggggaagggtttcaaaaaatgatcaaacggtttcactctggctacacactaccatcaagaacccacttcactaagcttatggagcaaaaatacacaaagaaaatgaatgaagtcaaagcaatcctgaaaaatgtgaaaggaaaactgacactcacaactgatgcatggacaagtatggccactgaagcttaccttggtgtcaccattcactttgttaatgatgagtgggagcttacctcaattaacttgacaacaatgcccctcaatgaaaagcacactgcagaaaacattgcctcttggattgaggatgttgtcaataagtttgaaataaacataaaactagtacaagtcattgtacatgacaatgctgcaaatgttgttgcagctttaagagttcttgaggaaagacatggtgtttcatccctcagatgtgttggccatactctacagcttgtagttaaccatgctctaaaggacaaccacatcagcagagctttaggagcagcaagaagtttggtcgagcacttcagaaaaagtgagctatccagtacaaaactaaaggttaagcaaaaacaaatgggttctccagaccacagcctcatacaagatgtgtctgtgagatggaacagttccttttacatgattagtcgcctgcttgagcagaggtggccaataacagcaactctgtcagatccggaggtcactcaaagagggaagcattttctggatcttaaggctgaccagtggagcttgcttgaagaacttgaacaagttctgaaaccttttgaatgtgcaactgtgtacctgagtggagaatcttatgtaacagtttccgctgtccctctgctggtcaaagggcttcggaaggctacacaaactgcttttgaaaatgcatcaatcaagtgtttccaggtcactgctgcacgtgagataacatccaggtgggaagccgagaccacattcaaagatgatggaccaaatgtgtgcatattagcagctgcacttgacccacgattcaggaagctgaaattcctgactgcagatgagtgtttaaaagttcaatacaagctgcatgcaatagttctggaggagaaaagaagggaaaaggagacacacgctcaacagggcacagcaatgcaagtggaaagaccagatgctgacaggcggcctgtatctttactagacgcacttcttggctcagattcagatgaactcagcaacaatgaggaagacaacaatgacagtaatgatgctgaaatggtcagaaacgagttagtgtcttattttggagaattccccatttccaaggatgaaaacccattaaaatggtggaaagaacatcaggcaaggtttccaaatctggcaatgctggctcggtcttacctctcagttccagccacatcgaccccttctgagcgcctattttcagctgctgggaatattgtaaacaagaaaagaaccagcctcaccccagagcatgtagacatgctaacctttcttcattacaactgttag